Genomic window (Myxocyprinus asiaticus isolate MX2 ecotype Aquarium Trade chromosome 50, UBuf_Myxa_2, whole genome shotgun sequence):
tctctctcttgacccgctgcagtttgcttaccacaacaactgctccactgatgatgccattgcatctacaatacacactgctctctcccacctggaaaaaaggaacacttatgtgagaatgctgtttgtagactgcagctcagcattcaacaccatagtgccctccaagctagatgagaaactccgggctctgggcttaaacagctcgctgtgcagctggatcctggacttcctgtcaagcagacgccaggtggttagaataggcagcaacatctcctcatcactgaccctcaacactggagccccacagggctgtgttctcagcccactactgtattccttgtacacacatgactgtgtggcaacacatggctccaatgccatcattaagtttgctgatgacacgacggtggtaggtctgatcactgacaatgatgaaacagcctacagagaggaggtgcacactctgacacactggtgtcaggagcacaacctctccctcaacgtcagtaagacaaaggagcttgtggtggacttcagaagaaaagacagagaacacagtcccatcaccatcaatggagcaccggtggagagagtcagcagcttcaagttcctgggtgtccacatcactgaggaactcacatggtccatccacactgaagtcgttgtgaagaaggctcatcagcgcctcttcttcctgagacggctgaggaagtttggaatgaaccgccacatcctcacacggttctacacctgcactgtagagagcatcctgactggctgcatctccgcctggtacggcaatagcacagcccacaaccgcaaagcactgcaaaaggtggtgcgaactgccagacacatcatcggaggtgagcttccctccctccaggaaatatatacaaggcggtgtgtgaaaaaagctcggaggatcatcagagactccagccacccgagccatgggctgttctcactgctaccatcaggtaggcggtatcgcagcatcagaacccgcaccagccgatcccatgatagcttcttcccccaagcaatcagacttctgaactcttgatctcccacgatcaaatacatcagcactgcactttattacccttactcttatatcacaccagactgtcataaattatattattattatattatattctctcttaacaactgactatcagccgacagcctgaatgtcaatacagtacaatactgtacattctatatatactatatatacttttttatatattttttttatttttattgaataatgtgtatctatatagtgtgtattgtatactgtacagtgtatgttattatttgtatattgttgagtgtaattatgtgtacatcagatgtttaaattgtgttgtgttaatttgatgttattgtaaattggtatatgtctcatcactgtcacgactgctgtgttgatcggaactgcacccaagaatttcacacaccattgcacttgtgtatatggctgtgtgacaataaagtgatttgatttttgatttgatttgattggttAACACCACATGACTTGGCACCTCTAAATCCCCTGTTGCTTTATGCTTGCAGGAAGTACTCTTGCCTCAAATTCTCTTGACCCTTTGTTTTCAGTAGCTTCTGCAGATGAAGGTCCTGCTATCATCAACAATGATGCGAGGAATCCCATCATCAACATGTCCAAGAGACCCGTTCTTCAGCCCAAAGAGAGTGCTCCTCTTCAGTTCACATCCACCTTGAGGAACCCTCAAGGCAAAGTGTGTTTGCGGGCCAGTCTGGGAGTTGAGTTTATCGTGAGAGAGAACAAAGTAAGCCTGTTAATTTCTCAGCACTTTTATTTTACTGCTCAGCATATCCTTCCAAAGGGGTGTGAACTCGGTTGGTTGACTACCAACTTTGTGACAAGTCAGTTAACGGCTGGCTCAGAATGACAGCtaaaattatgaaacaaaataaGCCTGTCAGCTGCAGTTCACACTAGCTACTTTTTTGTATGATAATCgtacaaaatatttcaaaattttgCACTATATTTTTACGATTTTGGTACCTATGTATCTGAGACCTTACTTGGTTGATCACCAACATTGTATAAGATCAGGTAATGGTTCGCTGAggataaaagataaaataaaacaagTCTGTCGTCTTCATCCGATGTTTTGTCAAATTTTTGTACgatactcaaaacaattaattcaaCTGCATTGCAGATTGTCATTTTGTATGATTTTTGTACAATAATTGAACTACATTCTCTACATGTTTACACAATATTTATATGGTTTTGAGATGCTGATCACCAACATTGTGAAATGGTTCATTGAGGATAAATGCTAAAATTACAAAACAAGACTGTCAGCTGCATTACACATTGTGAAGTTTATACAATATTAATTTGTATGATACAAAAATTTGTACACACTTATGCACAATATTACAGTGGTTTTGTGACATACAAATCTGACACCTCATTTGGTTGATCACCAACATCAAAagtccagcctggtctcatgaacattacgtgaccgcgATCAGATGAGGCTTTGAGGTAAATCTTAGacagaggttttaatgagtaaaacgtatctTCCTTACCTTAAATTGTATCTGTTCCAAACAAATAGTTATCTAAATTCAaataagaggtgaacaaaaccTTTATCCTtaaccaacccctaaacctaaccagtagtgtaaAAATAAGTAGTGTCCCTTTTACAACACTTAATTTCATGTGTCAGTTTGCATTTTGGCTGGTCTCAAACCACGGTCTGCTGAGACCAAACTCCATCactttatcaggtgagctacagtAGAAGTTGATCACGCTggaaaaagtgtgtaaatgtaagtgagtctgtaatacaagcggtaaaatgtttttcaaattatgcgttagagtaaaaatgtttagataccataacatagcagtgtgtgagtaacagtgcataaaataagtgtttatacagtcataatcagctgttatGCACGTGATTTGTGtagaagtgaataaaacacacagttgttgtaagTGTTCATTTAATCAGAAACCTGCGGCGAAACAGAACTCTGCACATAaaattcagtttgcaaaaatttacttATAGTAACATTGATTCTAAAAGACTAGGTTGGAAAGGTCAGTTATGCAACAATTACAAAACAACCCTGTCAGCTGCCTTCCACATTGtgaattttgaacaatattgcaCGATATTTGGAAAGGTTTTGTGACGTATCTGAGACCTAACTTGGTTGGAGTTTTtgatttccatacaatggcagttaaaAGTgaatcactttaaagcttaaacaaTCACCCAAAAGTGGCATAAACGTAGACAATGCGGCTGATGCAACGTATTGCAAGTCTAGGATTTGGCGAGAAACAATCCAGAATTTAGCAAAAACCGTCATTGCTTTCTTTTGTGCTTTCAAGTGCTTAAACCTCACAAAAGCAGGCAGAGCAACAATGAAAGTTTTCGTGTGAATACAGAATGCGGCGAGCCGGGCGTGGCCAAGCAGTAAGGACGGACGCCTGATGGAGAATTAgcaatcagccaggagagagataaagaggagccagagtaccagttcgagagagagagagagagagagagagagagagagagagagagagagagagagagacgccggAGCTGTGTGTCTGCGTGTCAGTGTGAAGTAGCTGCTGAAAAGCTAGTCTtctgtgtactgctgaaaagcagtgtgttatgtgtgacactgaaaaatGGAACAACCAATGTCTTATGTGTGTCACTGAAAAGTGGagcaataaatgtctatgtggattgttcacccggtccCCGCTTCCTCCTTATTAAGAACCAGATTTGCCACACAGAGCtattgtgaacaagcttctctcatgcactcatgaatgtgcaaaggagAGCCATGGCAGTGAAACATAGTAATAACGTAAAGTCACATCAATTAACACATCAAATAACGTACATTTTGGGTAGTTTCTCACTAAAACCTATCACATGCCTTCAGAAGTTTCATAGACCAGTATACTGTTTGTACTTGAGATGTTCTTCCGTATTAGAAGTCTATAGCAGCCAAATAATATAACAATTGGCACAGTAATAGGGTTGGGTCTGAACATTTCTGGTGCCAATTTTGGAGTCTGCCTCTCAAACTTTCTAGTGCCACCAGCACTAGTAGGCCTATCACTAGTTTTTCAGAGTTTTCTGCTAATATCTTTGCCATTGGCACAACATACATTCAACACACTCGATGGGTATAGTGTCAACCATTTTGATATGTCTGTGAACTGTCTTGGATTATAGTAAAAATACTTCTTTTGGTAATCCTCCAAGGACTTGTGTCTAATTTTTTACCAAATATGTGCCAATTTGTGTCTTTAAAGCCATTACTGCACAACGATTTTGCAAATTTTGTACGATTTTGTGTTAAAAATTGCACGCTGTACTAACACAGTGTTGATCCTTGTATTCCTTCAATTGCAGAAAAAGTATTATTTCAACATAAATCCCAGTTCAACGCAAGCCACGGGACACTGTGGGAATATAAGATCTGTGCTCTCTTTGGAATTTGATGGTGGACGTCTTGAGTTCACTTTCATCAAGGTGCCTACAATAGTTTTGATTTGATCTGAATGAATTTATGAAAGattttctctctatttttttttttatttcacatttgtaaTCTTTATCAGCACGCCAATGTAATATTTCTCCCCACCCCAGGAAGGGGGCGTCTCCTATGTGAAGACTATCAAAAGTCTTCTGAAACCTGCTCCTCCTTGCAAAAATTGCCAAAGTAAGTCAAAATTACATTATACATCATATATATTACATCAGGAGATTGTTCATTATGAAATATGAAACTCTGAACATGAATGAAATTtaagtgtcatgaaaataatgtcacaatacagtCTTAATGGCCCTTCATAGGCTATGCAAATGGGTATCATTTTCTGTTTGCGACTTTTTTGCTTTCTTattattttgggatgaaatacGAACCAAACATGTTCCTCACATGCACCCATTAACATTTTAAGTTCCTTTTAAGCACTTTTCTAAAAGTGATAAGTTGATTACCACTTaacattttccttattaaatAGATAAAACCTATGTTGGTCTGGTGGATCATGAAATGCTATTTAAAGCTAATAATGGCCTGAGCTTCAAGTGCAAGTCTGAGATGACTCTGATACTGGTAGATTACTTCAGAGTTAAACTGGTGTCTCTGCAGATACAAGCCTTTGACCTGTCTGATGGAGCGTTTGGAAAAGGTACACACATTTCATATAGTGTAGAGAGAATCTGGGAGAGATTCTTGCCCAAGCTCTTCAAAACACAAATGCTTAATTTTAATCTCACAGGCCTTTGTTGTTTTTAAGTGTTggctttaaaatattttgaattgaATGCGACCAGTAATGCAATGGGATGGGACATCAGTTgctatttatgaaaaaaaaaaaaaaaaaaaaaggtgatgtACATCATTTGTATTCTGTAAATCATTTTTCTCAAACATAACAGTATGGCTTTTGTATGGCTTGATTCCAGAGGCTGAGTGCTGGGTGGATTTCAACAAAAGAATGATCCCCATTATTCTGGGAGCTGTAGCTGCAGCAATTTGCCTCATTGCAATTCTCACCTATGTACTCGTCCGTGAACGCCACAGGCAGGGCTACGAACAACTCTGAG
Coding sequences:
- the LOC127438739 gene encoding lysosome-associated membrane glycoprotein 3-like; protein product: MTHTIGLINLSLMLSSLPWSVASADEGPAIINNDARNPIINMSKRPVLQPKESAPLQFTSTLRNPQGKVCLRASLGVEFIVRENKKKYYFNINPSSTQATGHCGNIRSVLSLEFDGGRLEFTFIKEGGVSYVKTIKSLLKPAPPCKNCQKAECWVDFNKRMIPIILGAVAAAICLIAILTYVLVRERHRQGYEQL